From a single Cyclobacterium marinum DSM 745 genomic region:
- the rpsA gene encoding 30S ribosomal protein S1 — translation MSNQEDFNWEKFETKGFGEGYTAAERAEMENLYDNTLTEITEKEVITGTVVGINDKDVIINIGFKSDGLVPLNEFRDIEGLKIGDEVELFIEEQENALGQLVLSRKKAKMVKAWQTIEEALEQDNVIEGLVKRRTKGGLIVDIYGVEAFLPGSQIDVKPIRDFDIYVGKKMEVKVVKINHANDNVVVSHKVLIEKDLEKQKAEILNNLEKGQVLEGIIKNMTNFGVFIDLGGVDGLLHITDISWGRINHPEEVLNLDDKVQVVVLDFDDDKKRISLGMKQLTAHPWDSLSATLEVGSKVKGKIVNVADYGAFLELAPGVEGLIHVSEMSWSQHLRNPADFVKVGDEIEAVVLTLDKDERKMSLGIKQLTEDPWTKQEMSTKYAIGTKHKGIVRNLTNFGLFLELEEGIDGLVHVSDLSWTKKIKHPSEFVKVSDELDVIVLELDLDSRRLALGHKQLEENPWDTFENVFPIGSKHKCSIISKNDKGAVLELPYGLEGFATAKNLEKEDGSQAEAGESLDFTVIEFSKDDKRIVLSHTATFKEEAMPKASAKKASSPKKKAAGTADSGAGAEKSTLGDLDALSALKEKMDQGKK, via the coding sequence ATGTCAAATCAAGAAGATTTTAACTGGGAAAAATTTGAAACCAAGGGTTTTGGAGAAGGATATACCGCAGCTGAGAGAGCTGAGATGGAAAACCTTTATGACAATACTCTTACTGAGATTACAGAAAAAGAAGTTATCACAGGAACTGTTGTTGGTATCAATGATAAGGATGTAATCATCAATATTGGTTTCAAATCAGACGGACTTGTTCCTCTGAATGAATTCCGTGACATTGAGGGCTTGAAAATCGGTGATGAAGTAGAATTATTCATCGAAGAGCAGGAGAATGCATTGGGACAGTTGGTACTTTCCCGTAAGAAAGCCAAGATGGTAAAAGCTTGGCAAACCATCGAAGAAGCATTGGAGCAAGACAATGTAATCGAAGGTTTGGTAAAAAGAAGAACCAAAGGTGGATTGATCGTAGATATTTATGGTGTAGAGGCTTTCTTACCAGGATCTCAAATCGATGTTAAACCTATCAGAGATTTTGATATCTATGTAGGTAAGAAAATGGAAGTGAAAGTGGTTAAAATCAACCACGCCAATGATAACGTAGTCGTTTCTCATAAAGTATTGATCGAGAAAGATCTTGAGAAACAAAAAGCTGAAATCCTTAACAACCTTGAAAAAGGTCAAGTATTGGAAGGTATTATCAAAAACATGACCAATTTCGGTGTATTCATCGATTTGGGTGGTGTAGATGGATTGCTTCACATTACTGATATTTCTTGGGGTCGTATCAATCATCCTGAAGAAGTACTAAACCTTGACGACAAAGTTCAGGTTGTTGTACTTGACTTTGACGATGATAAGAAAAGAATTTCCTTGGGTATGAAGCAATTGACTGCGCATCCTTGGGATTCTCTTTCTGCTACTCTTGAAGTTGGATCTAAAGTTAAAGGTAAAATCGTAAACGTTGCTGATTATGGTGCATTCCTTGAATTGGCTCCTGGCGTTGAAGGTTTGATCCACGTTTCTGAAATGTCTTGGTCGCAGCACTTAAGAAATCCTGCTGACTTTGTGAAAGTTGGTGATGAGATCGAAGCTGTAGTTCTTACTTTAGATAAGGATGAGCGCAAGATGTCTTTGGGTATCAAACAATTGACCGAAGATCCATGGACCAAACAAGAAATGTCTACCAAATATGCTATCGGTACCAAACATAAAGGTATTGTTAGAAACCTTACCAACTTTGGTTTATTCTTAGAACTTGAAGAAGGTATTGATGGTTTGGTTCACGTATCTGATCTGTCTTGGACTAAAAAGATCAAGCATCCATCAGAATTTGTGAAAGTAAGTGATGAGTTAGATGTTATCGTTTTGGAACTAGACCTTGATAGCAGAAGATTGGCACTTGGACACAAGCAATTGGAAGAAAATCCTTGGGATACTTTCGAAAACGTGTTCCCAATCGGATCTAAACATAAATGTTCTATCATCTCTAAAAATGATAAAGGTGCAGTTCTAGAATTACCTTATGGTCTTGAAGGTTTTGCTACAGCCAAAAACCTTGAAAAAGAAGATGGAAGCCAAGCTGAAGCTGGTGAAAGCCTTGACTTCACTGTGATTGAGTTCTCTAAAGATGACAAGCGCATTGTGCTTTCTCATACAGCTACTTTCAAAGAAGAAGCGATGCCTAAAGCAAGTGCTAAGAAAGCTAGCAGTCCTAAGAAGAAAGCTGCAGGTACCGCTGACAGTGGAGCCGGAGCAGAGAAATCTACACTTGGTGATTTGGATGCATTGTCTGCATTGAAAGAAAAAATGGATCAGGGTAAAAAATAA